One genomic window of Aliiroseovarius sp. M344 includes the following:
- a CDS encoding AraC family transcriptional regulator, protein MTKTAAFSSPFRVLPLARLGSGGRWRTEAMRSYGAPVLLWFTRGQGRITVNGVTAGYGPHNCVYLPAGTMHGFEMSSQVNGTIVVFPQGCEEELALPDDAIHLRLREADKQMVLNGLVDDLQREMEKNSDTANRAMMCHAGLLSVWLERQLANTTVERLAINATGRLVNAFTALVEQDFHTDKTVRDYASELGVTPTHLSRVCNKTCGRPASAILQDRIHYEARRLLTETHIPIKDIAASLGFASAAYFTRAFQKQTGVTPSAFRKNG, encoded by the coding sequence ATGACCAAAACCGCTGCTTTTTCGTCACCCTTTCGCGTTCTGCCGCTTGCCCGTCTTGGCAGCGGCGGTCGCTGGCGTACGGAAGCCATGCGATCCTATGGCGCGCCGGTTTTGTTGTGGTTCACCCGCGGGCAAGGCCGGATCACGGTCAACGGCGTGACCGCTGGCTATGGCCCACATAATTGCGTGTACCTGCCCGCCGGCACAATGCACGGCTTCGAGATGTCCAGCCAGGTAAACGGCACCATCGTCGTCTTCCCGCAAGGATGCGAAGAAGAGCTTGCTCTGCCCGATGATGCCATTCATTTACGTTTGCGCGAAGCCGACAAACAGATGGTTCTGAACGGGCTGGTCGATGATCTGCAACGCGAAATGGAAAAGAATTCTGACACCGCAAACCGCGCGATGATGTGCCATGCGGGTCTGTTGTCGGTGTGGCTGGAGCGTCAACTGGCCAATACAACGGTCGAGCGTTTGGCCATCAATGCGACAGGTCGGTTGGTGAATGCTTTTACCGCTTTGGTCGAACAAGACTTTCATACAGACAAAACTGTGCGCGACTATGCGTCTGAATTGGGTGTGACACCGACACATCTAAGCCGTGTTTGCAACAAGACCTGTGGGCGTCCGGCCTCGGCAATCCTGCAAGACCGCATCCATTACGAAGCGCGCCGCCTGCTGACAGAAACCCATATTCCGATCAAGGACATCGCCGCTTCGCTGGGCTTTGCATCGGCGGCCTATTTTACCCGTGCTTTCCAAAAGCAAACCGGTGTAACCCCCTCTGCTTTTCGCAAAAACGGCTAA
- a CDS encoding VOC family protein, with protein sequence MKIEQIHHVAYRCKDAKETVEWYGKMLNMDFVLAIAEDHVPSTHEPDPYMHVFLDAGKGNVLAFFELPTKPDMGRDPNTPIWVQHIAFKVKDRAELIEFKEHLEKEGVEVLGVTDHSIFHSIYFFDPNGHRVELACPDPEEEAMLARMDEVKWDMLNEWSQTKRAPKHAEWLHKKELTGVE encoded by the coding sequence ATGAAAATCGAACAGATACACCACGTCGCCTATCGCTGTAAGGACGCCAAAGAAACCGTTGAATGGTATGGTAAAATGCTGAACATGGACTTTGTTCTGGCGATTGCCGAAGACCATGTGCCGTCCACCCATGAACCTGATCCTTACATGCACGTTTTTCTGGACGCCGGAAAAGGCAACGTCTTGGCGTTCTTTGAATTGCCCACCAAGCCTGATATGGGTCGCGACCCGAATACGCCGATCTGGGTCCAGCACATCGCTTTCAAAGTGAAAGATCGGGCAGAACTAATAGAATTCAAAGAGCATCTTGAAAAAGAAGGTGTCGAAGTTCTGGGCGTCACCGACCATTCGATTTTCCACTCGATCTATTTCTTCGACCCCAATGGCCACCGCGTTGAACTGGCCTGCCCGGACCCAGAAGAAGAAGCGATGCTGGCTCGTATGGACGAGGTCAAATGGGACATGCTGAACGAATGGTCGCAAACCAAGCGCGCGCCCAAACATGCAGAATGGCTGCACAAGAAAGAACTGACCGGGGTAGAATAA
- a CDS encoding antibiotic biosynthesis monooxygenase, whose product MTSERFAPLPPPPYYAVIFTNQLADPAPGYEAMADKIFDLAQKQPGYLGAETTRDGTGLGITVSYWADEASIKAWKSVSDHMIAQKYGIERWYARYTLRVAKVERAYDGPEGRAV is encoded by the coding sequence ATGACTTCGGAGCGTTTCGCCCCCCTTCCGCCCCCGCCCTACTACGCCGTGATTTTCACAAATCAGCTGGCTGATCCCGCTCCGGGGTACGAGGCGATGGCAGATAAAATCTTTGACCTTGCCCAAAAACAGCCCGGATATCTGGGGGCAGAAACCACCCGCGACGGCACCGGGTTGGGGATCACCGTGTCCTATTGGGCTGATGAAGCATCCATTAAGGCGTGGAAATCCGTGTCGGACCACATGATCGCACAGAAATACGGGATCGAGCGCTGGTATGCGCGCTATACCCTTCGTGTCGCAAAAGTTGAACGAGCCTATGACGGGCCTGAGGGTCGCGCTGTTTGA
- a CDS encoding lytic transglycosylase domain-containing protein, translating into MSRKMFSITFGWILGLATSLVPIGGAAFADNLFSSSGGRANFAAQTRVLDTRAATQYAASTRLTPNKDAEPTYGIPSFRGKYKGQYLELAKSAARRHGIPQDLFLRLVQQESGWNPRAISHAGAIGLAQLMPFTARKLGVNPRDPAQNLEGGARYLRQQYDRFRSWRLALAAYNAGPEAVQKYSGVPPYKETRGYVRAILGS; encoded by the coding sequence ATGTCGCGTAAGATGTTTTCGATCACGTTCGGCTGGATTTTAGGCCTTGCAACAAGCCTTGTGCCAATTGGTGGCGCTGCTTTTGCGGACAATCTTTTTTCAAGCTCGGGTGGCCGGGCCAATTTCGCCGCGCAAACGCGCGTGTTGGATACCCGGGCCGCGACGCAATATGCCGCCAGCACCCGGCTGACGCCGAACAAGGACGCAGAGCCGACCTATGGCATCCCCTCGTTCAGAGGAAAATACAAAGGGCAGTATCTGGAACTCGCCAAGTCTGCAGCGCGGCGCCACGGCATTCCGCAAGACCTGTTCTTGCGCCTTGTGCAACAGGAAAGCGGTTGGAACCCACGTGCGATTAGCCATGCAGGAGCTATTGGTCTGGCGCAGCTTATGCCGTTCACCGCCAGAAAGCTTGGTGTAAACCCACGCGATCCTGCGCAAAATCTGGAAGGTGGCGCGCGGTATCTGCGCCAGCAATATGACCGGTTCCGGTCTTGGCGCTTGGCCTTGGCGGCTTACAATGCAGGCCCGGAAGCAGTGCAGAAGTATTCCGGTGTGCCACCTTACAAGGAAACGCGCGGCTATGTGCGCGCCATTCTGGGCAGTTAA
- the ssb gene encoding single-stranded DNA-binding protein, with protein MAGSLNKVMLIGNLGADPEVRTFQNGGKVCNLRIATSETWKDKQTGERREKTDWHSVAIFQEGLVRICEQYLRKGSKVFIEGKLQTRKWQDQSGQDRYSTEVVLQGFDGTLTMLDGRGEGGNQGGGGSQSGYGGGNQGGYGGGDSGPAPAGGGGFDDEIPF; from the coding sequence ATGGCGGGTTCGCTCAATAAGGTCATGCTCATCGGCAATCTGGGCGCTGACCCGGAAGTGCGCACATTCCAGAATGGTGGGAAGGTGTGCAACCTGCGCATCGCAACGTCGGAAACCTGGAAAGACAAGCAAACGGGCGAGCGGCGCGAAAAAACCGATTGGCATTCGGTTGCGATTTTCCAAGAAGGTCTGGTGCGCATCTGCGAGCAATATTTGCGCAAAGGGTCCAAGGTTTTCATCGAAGGCAAGCTTCAAACCCGCAAATGGCAGGACCAGTCCGGCCAAGATCGCTATTCGACCGAGGTCGTGCTGCAAGGTTTCGACGGCACGCTGACCATGCTTGACGGGCGCGGCGAAGGCGGCAACCAAGGTGGCGGCGGTAGTCAAAGCGGCTATGGCGGCGGCAACCAAGGTGGCTATGGCGGCGGAGATTCCGGCCCAGCCCCAGCAGGTGGCGGCGGATTTGACGACGAAATCCCGTTCTGA
- the aroB gene encoding 3-dehydroquinate synthase, with translation MTTVHVPLGDRAYDVRIEAGLLGRAGAEIAPLLNRPKVWIVTEDTVAGLHLATLQAGLLAAGVASDHLILPPGEATKSWPHLMRTVEWLLEERVERNDVVIAFGGGVIGDLVGFAAAVLRRGVRFVQVPTSLLAQVDSSVGGKTGINAPQGKNLIGAFHQPSLVLADIDVLGTLAPRDFLAGYGEVVKYGGLGDGAFFEWLEVNGPALAAGDMALRQEAVRRSVQMKADIVVRDETEQGDRALLNLGHTFGHALEAATGYSDRLLHGEGVAIGCALAFETSARLGLISQESPSRFRQHLSAMGMKKDLSDIDGDLPDTDGLITLMGQDKKVEQGKLRFILARAIGDAFVADDVDMTVVRSVLDDALAER, from the coding sequence ATGACCACAGTTCATGTACCGCTTGGCGACCGTGCCTATGATGTGCGAATTGAAGCCGGGCTTCTGGGTCGGGCAGGGGCCGAGATCGCGCCGCTGCTCAACCGTCCTAAAGTCTGGATCGTGACCGAAGACACGGTTGCCGGGTTGCATCTGGCGACATTGCAGGCGGGATTGCTGGCTGCGGGCGTTGCCTCAGACCATTTGATCCTGCCCCCCGGCGAGGCGACGAAAAGCTGGCCGCACCTGATGCGCACTGTTGAATGGTTGCTGGAAGAACGGGTGGAGCGAAACGACGTCGTCATCGCTTTTGGCGGGGGCGTGATTGGCGATTTGGTGGGCTTTGCCGCCGCCGTACTGCGCCGTGGTGTTCGGTTCGTCCAAGTACCAACCTCGCTTCTGGCGCAGGTTGACAGCTCGGTCGGGGGCAAGACTGGGATTAATGCGCCGCAGGGCAAGAACCTGATCGGCGCTTTTCACCAACCGTCACTGGTATTGGCCGATATCGACGTGTTGGGCACGCTCGCGCCGCGTGATTTTCTGGCTGGCTATGGTGAAGTCGTCAAATACGGTGGTCTGGGCGACGGGGCGTTCTTCGAATGGTTGGAGGTCAACGGACCCGCTCTGGCTGCTGGTGACATGGCCCTGCGCCAAGAGGCCGTGCGCCGTTCGGTCCAGATGAAGGCTGACATCGTGGTGCGGGACGAGACCGAGCAGGGGGACCGGGCGCTGTTGAACCTCGGGCATACATTCGGCCACGCATTAGAAGCCGCCACGGGCTATTCCGACCGGCTGCTCCATGGCGAAGGCGTCGCCATTGGGTGCGCGCTGGCGTTTGAGACTTCGGCCCGTTTGGGGTTGATCAGTCAGGAAAGCCCTTCGCGTTTCCGCCAGCACCTGTCTGCGATGGGGATGAAGAAGGACCTGTCTGATATTGACGGCGATCTGCCCGACACGGATGGGTTGATCACGCTGATGGGGCAGGACAAGAAGGTCGAGCAAGGCAAGTTGAGGTTCATTCTGGCCCGCGCCATCGGTGACGCTTTCGTGGCTGATGACGTAGATATGACCGTTGTGCGGTCGGTGCTGGATGACGCCTTGGCGGAGCGTTAA
- a CDS encoding shikimate kinase: MVGMMGAGKTAVGQAVASRLHVPFLDSDEEIVRAANMSIAEIFARDGEAFFRDRETEVIGRLLDTKRAVLSTGGGAFLSPRNRKMIADRGVAVWLKADLELLWARVRHKDTRPLLRTPDPKATLTEIYNARLPFYEQADLSVEAQRDFSIADMADAVVRVLLTRPDVVTET; this comes from the coding sequence ATGGTGGGCATGATGGGTGCGGGTAAAACCGCTGTCGGGCAGGCTGTGGCCAGCCGGCTTCATGTGCCGTTTCTCGACAGCGATGAAGAGATTGTGCGCGCTGCCAATATGTCGATCGCCGAAATTTTTGCACGCGACGGTGAGGCCTTCTTTCGCGACCGCGAAACAGAAGTGATCGGTCGATTGCTGGATACCAAACGTGCCGTTCTGTCCACCGGCGGCGGCGCCTTTCTGTCGCCACGCAATCGGAAAATGATCGCTGATCGTGGTGTGGCCGTGTGGTTGAAGGCGGATCTTGAACTGTTATGGGCGCGGGTCAGGCACAAAGATACACGTCCCCTGCTGCGCACCCCTGATCCAAAGGCGACGCTGACCGAAATCTATAACGCCCGCTTGCCGTTCTATGAACAGGCGGACTTGTCGGTAGAGGCGCAACGGGATTTCTCGATTGCGGATATGGCTGATGCGGTTGTGCGTGTGCTTTTGACCCGCCCTGACGTCGTGACGGAGACCTGA
- a CDS encoding site-specific tyrosine recombinase XerD — MNADHARWISTFLEAQAAELDASENTLLAYGRDLKGFAEFSADKGVTFADISRADIESFMIDCETMGLAQSTRARRLSAIKQLYRFAYEEGWRTDNPALKIKGPGRSKSLPKILSEDQVEALLTTSRNHGRSDADKLRNTCLMELLYATGMRVSELVTLPVAAARGDPHMLLVKGKGGKERMVPLSGPARDALVTWLAARDADEDAARVNKGTKPSPFLFPSVGQSGHLTRHRFYGLIKEIAVAAGVSPAAVTPHRLRHAFATHLLAHGADLRSIQTLLGHADISTTEIYTHVLEERLKDLVLTHHPLADRD; from the coding sequence ATGAACGCCGATCACGCCCGCTGGATATCGACCTTTTTGGAGGCACAAGCGGCCGAACTGGACGCATCAGAGAACACGTTGCTGGCCTATGGTCGTGACCTGAAAGGGTTTGCCGAATTTTCGGCGGACAAAGGCGTTACCTTTGCCGACATATCCCGCGCAGATATCGAAAGCTTCATGATCGATTGCGAAACCATGGGATTGGCACAGTCGACCCGCGCCCGCCGATTGTCCGCGATCAAACAACTGTATCGGTTTGCCTATGAAGAAGGCTGGCGCACGGACAATCCCGCACTGAAGATCAAAGGGCCAGGCCGGTCAAAGTCATTGCCCAAAATCCTAAGCGAAGATCAGGTTGAAGCATTGCTGACAACATCGCGCAACCACGGCCGTAGTGACGCCGACAAGCTGCGCAACACGTGCCTGATGGAACTGCTTTACGCCACTGGGATGCGGGTCAGCGAGTTGGTCACGTTGCCGGTCGCAGCCGCGCGCGGTGATCCTCATATGCTGCTGGTGAAAGGCAAAGGCGGAAAGGAACGGATGGTGCCCCTGTCTGGCCCGGCCCGCGACGCTCTGGTGACCTGGCTTGCTGCCCGCGACGCTGACGAAGACGCCGCACGGGTGAACAAAGGCACCAAGCCGTCGCCCTTTTTGTTTCCATCTGTTGGACAAAGTGGCCATTTGACCCGGCACCGTTTCTACGGGCTGATCAAAGAGATTGCCGTGGCAGCTGGAGTGTCGCCCGCTGCAGTCACCCCCCACCGCCTACGCCATGCCTTCGCAACCCATCTGCTGGCACATGGCGCTGATCTACGTTCGATCCAGACGCTTCTGGGCCACGCCGATATTTCGACCACCGAGATTTACACCCATGTGTTGGAAGAGCGCCTGAAAGACCTTGTGCTGACCCATCATCCACTGGCGGATCGCGACTAA